The DNA segment ATTTTGTTCCTGAAGGCAGTTATGATAATTGCTGGTACGAAGCAGAATCAGGCGATTTCGGATGCCCCCTTCAGCTTGAGCTGAATAAAAACGATGGCGTTTATACCGGTATCATAACACAGGGCTATCCCAGTGCTACCGACGGTACTGCATTTCCCAGGCAAAATGTGCGGCGCTTGGTAGTGAATGAAAACAGCGGTTCGATTTCCTTTGTTTTCAGTGCGTGCACTAATCTCACTTACAGCGCCGATAATGCTGAGATAAAAACCATGGAAGATGTGACGGCAACGGGAACAATAACGTGTAAGGCCATCACACTGACTATTCAGGCCGATAGCGGCTATAAGGAAGAATATGTGTGCCTCTTAAAAACTAAATAGGAGATACGGAATCATTCTATTGCCCTCAATCCAATCCGGGGGAAATACTTCTTCCGGCTTCTGACTCACGACTCACGACTCACGACTAAAGTCCGATATCTACGCCTGCTCTGATAATCGGATTTGTATAAAGTGAGTTTTCATTCTCATTAAAGTTCCACAGCACCATCAGATTAATGGCTGAATGTCCTCCCAGGCGCTGTCTGTAGCCCAATCCGGCCAGTACACTTGTGACGTTAATGATGTCTTTTTTATCAAAAGGATTATTATACATCATGTATTCGATTTCGCCATGAGCGAAAATGGGGTCATAAAAAGGAAGATATAATCTGGTGAATGCCCTGCCGCCATACATATTTACGGTATAACCCGAGGTTGAAGTCCCGTATGAGCGCCTGTCGCGAATGTATTCATAGGTAAAACCGACGCCTACCGAGATGTGTTCAAGCGGGTAATAGCCGAACTGCGGACTTAAATCAATCATTGTTACAGTACCCAGTTGCACGCCCAGACTGCCTCCCGTGAAGAATGAGCCTTTCATCGGGGGTAATTCATACACTTGTTCTTCCTCATCTTCACCATTGCTTTCCACCTGTGCCCACACCTGCTGGCGCGTAAAGAGAAGCATCCCGCAAAGCAGGG comes from the Bacteroidota bacterium genome and includes:
- a CDS encoding SH3 domain-containing protein, whose protein sequence is MENRRVIFCIAMILLFSASIFAQSERITIAGTNVNIRETPGTTAKVLFQLTVHDDCLLLETGKKETIGEKTDYWYMIRFNDREGWVFGAFTSRALGNFVPEGSYDNCWYEAESGDFGCPLQLELNKNDGVYTGIITQGYPSATDGTAFPRQNVRRLVVNENSGSISFVFSACTNLTYSADNAEIKTMEDVTATGTITCKAITLTIQADSGYKEEYVCLLKTK